The Mus musculus strain C57BL/6J chromosome 2, GRCm38.p6 C57BL/6J genome has a window encoding:
- the Cst13 gene encoding cystatin-13 precursor, giving the protein MARFLQTLLFLVIMVEFVSRRVEAWGSPQIVRPFEDIPKSYVYVQHALWYAMKEYNKASNDLYNFRVVDILKSQEQITDSLEYYLEVNIARTMCKKIAGDNENCLFQQDPKMKKMVFCIFIVSSKPWKFELKMLKKQCKDI; this is encoded by the exons ATGGCCAGATTCTTACAGACCCTGCTGTTCCTGGTGATCATGGTGGAGTTTGTATCTAGAAGAGTCGAAGCCTGGGGCTCCCCACAGATTGTGAGGCCATTCGAAGACATCCCCAAATCCTATGTCTATGTGCAGCATGCACTCTGGTATGCCATGAAagaatataacaaggccagcaaTGACCTCTACAACTTCAGGGTGGTGGATATCCTAAAATCTCAGGAGCAG ATCACAGACAGTCTGGAGTATTATCTTGAAGTAAACATTGCCCGAACAATGTGCAAGAAGATTGCAGGAGATAATGAAAACTGCTTGTTTCAACAGGATCCTAAAATGAAAAAG ATGgtgttttgcatttttattgttAGCTCCAAACCATGGAAGTTTGAACTTAAAATGCTGAAGAAGCAATGCAAAGATATCTAA
- the Cst13 gene encoding cystatin-13 isoform X2, with amino-acid sequence MARFLQTLLFLVIMVEFVSRRVEAWGSPQIVRPFEDIPKSYVYVQHALWYAMKEYNKASNDLYNFRVVDILKSQEQITDSLEYYLEVNIARTMCKKIAGDNENCLFQQDPKMKKV; translated from the exons ATGGCCAGATTCTTACAGACCCTGCTGTTCCTGGTGATCATGGTGGAGTTTGTATCTAGAAGAGTCGAAGCCTGGGGCTCCCCACAGATTGTGAGGCCATTCGAAGACATCCCCAAATCCTATGTCTATGTGCAGCATGCACTCTGGTATGCCATGAAagaatataacaaggccagcaaTGACCTCTACAACTTCAGGGTGGTGGATATCCTAAAATCTCAGGAGCAG ATCACAGACAGTCTGGAGTATTATCTTGAAGTAAACATTGCCCGAACAATGTGCAAGAAGATTGCAGGAGATAATGAAAACTGCTTGTTTCAACAGGATCCTAAAATGAAAAAG GTCTAA
- the Cst9 gene encoding cystatin-9 precursor has translation MSCPLRKKALPLTMLLLLLSFHVLITPVSKANKETNRSVHFIPTVEFAVNTFNQESQDEYAYRMEHIMSSWREKVNFPTVYSMRLQLRRTICKKFEESLDICPFQESHGLNNTFTCLFTVGTYPWITKFKLFRSVCS, from the exons ATGTCCTGTCCACTGAGAAAGAAAGCTCTGCCTCTCAccatgctgctgcttctgctgagtTTTCATGTTCTCATCACTCCTGTCTCGAAGgccaataaagaaacaaacagatcTGTTCATTTCATTCCCACAGTGGAATTTGCCGTGAACACATTCAACCAGGAAAGTCAGGATGAATATGCCTACAGGATGGAACATATCATGAGTTCCTGGAGGGAGAAG GTAAATTTTCCAACCGTGTATTCCATGAGGCTTCAGCTGCGTAGAACCATATGCAAGAAATTTGAGGAGAGTCTCGATATTTGCCCCTTTCAGGAGAGCCATGGTCTGAATAAT ACCTTCACCTGCCTGTTTACTGTCGGTACCTATCCCTGGATAACAAAATTCAAGCTCTTCAGGAGTGTGTGCTCATAG
- the Cstdc2 gene encoding cystatin E2 isoform X1: protein MALPWTILLALSGIYVQGAQAWCSEEDTLELDKLVSEPDIVKFALSAFHKKSKDEYAYRVIHIMNFLKVQEEPPQTFFVKLRLTRTICMKFEKSLDTCPLPELQNVRQNMSIHPFTVILICSFSISSPGSKQFNLLKMTCSEGLL from the exons ATGGCTCTGCCCTGGACAATATTACTGGCTCTCTCTGGTATCTATGTCCAGGGAGCTCAGGCATGGTGTTCGGAAGAGGATACTCTCGAACTCGATAAACTAGTCAGTGAACCTGACATAGTGAAGTTTGCTTTGAGTGCATTCCACAAAAAGAGCAAGGATGAATATGCCTACAGGGTGATACACATCATGAATTTCTTGAAAGTACAG GAAGAACCACCACAAACTTTCTTCGTGAAGCTGAGGCTGACAAGAACCATCTGTATGAAATTTGAGAAAAGCCTAGACACCTGCCCCTTACCTGAACTGCAAAATGTAAGACAGAACATGAGTATCCACCCTTTCACCGTT ATCCTCATCTGTTCCTTCAGCATCAGCAGCCCAGGCTCAAAACAGTTCAACCTGTTGAAAATGACTTGTTCTGAGGGGCTTCTCTGA
- the Cstdc2 gene encoding cystatin E2 precursor translates to MALPWTILLALSGIYVQGAQAWCSEEDTLELDKLVSEPDIVKFALSAFHKKSKDEYAYRVIHIMNFLKVQEEPPQTFFVKLRLTRTICMKFEKSLDTCPLPELQNILICSFSISSPGSKQFNLLKMTCSEGLL, encoded by the exons ATGGCTCTGCCCTGGACAATATTACTGGCTCTCTCTGGTATCTATGTCCAGGGAGCTCAGGCATGGTGTTCGGAAGAGGATACTCTCGAACTCGATAAACTAGTCAGTGAACCTGACATAGTGAAGTTTGCTTTGAGTGCATTCCACAAAAAGAGCAAGGATGAATATGCCTACAGGGTGATACACATCATGAATTTCTTGAAAGTACAG GAAGAACCACCACAAACTTTCTTCGTGAAGCTGAGGCTGACAAGAACCATCTGTATGAAATTTGAGAAAAGCCTAGACACCTGCCCCTTACCTGAACTGCAAAAT ATCCTCATCTGTTCCTTCAGCATCAGCAGCCCAGGCTCAAAACAGTTCAACCTGTTGAAAATGACTTGTTCTGAGGGGCTTCTCTGA